The following coding sequences lie in one Pontibacter sp. G13 genomic window:
- the hutI gene encoding imidazolonepropionase translates to MTLILKNIHKLYRVAQQGERFKTGAAMSDAVCLEQAWLAVEAGRITAFGQMDAFPHEAYAGAETIDCTGKLVMPGFVDSHTHLVFPKTREQEFVYRLQGISYEEIAKRGGGILNSAKATQQISEEQLLAETLERAREIISLGTTTVEIKSGYGLTLDSELKLLRVAKKVQQEMPLRVKTTFLGAHAIPVEWQSNRQGYIDLVCEEMLPQVIEEGLADYIDVFCDTGFFTVEETEYILQKGLDAGLPAKIHANELDFSGGVQVGVKMGAYSVDHLERSGPDEIEALKGSETVPTLLPSVAFFLGIDYGPARGMIEAELPLALATDYNPGSSPGGSMPFVMSLACLGMRMLPEEALVASTLNAAFSMRMSEEIGSIEVGKYADLVITRPMDQLARIPYSYAQNPVETTIINGKVVHTTR, encoded by the coding sequence ATGACCCTGATCCTAAAGAATATCCACAAGCTCTACCGTGTCGCCCAACAAGGGGAGCGCTTCAAGACGGGAGCCGCCATGTCCGATGCCGTATGTCTCGAACAAGCATGGCTCGCTGTTGAAGCAGGGAGAATCACGGCTTTTGGCCAGATGGATGCTTTTCCACACGAAGCTTATGCCGGAGCCGAGACCATCGATTGTACAGGCAAGCTCGTGATGCCCGGCTTTGTGGATAGCCATACACACCTCGTATTTCCCAAAACCCGCGAGCAGGAATTTGTCTATCGCCTACAAGGGATCAGCTATGAAGAAATCGCCAAGAGAGGCGGTGGAATCCTCAATAGCGCCAAGGCGACCCAGCAGATTTCCGAAGAACAGTTGCTCGCGGAAACCCTCGAACGAGCGCGTGAAATCATCTCTTTGGGAACTACCACGGTCGAGATCAAGAGCGGATACGGTTTGACCTTGGACAGTGAATTAAAACTGCTCCGCGTCGCCAAAAAGGTGCAGCAGGAAATGCCGCTCCGCGTGAAAACAACTTTCCTCGGCGCGCATGCGATCCCCGTGGAGTGGCAATCCAATCGACAAGGATATATTGATTTGGTCTGTGAGGAAATGCTCCCCCAAGTGATCGAGGAAGGCTTGGCGGACTACATCGATGTCTTCTGCGATACAGGATTCTTCACGGTCGAGGAAACCGAATATATCCTGCAAAAGGGCCTCGACGCTGGGCTTCCTGCCAAGATCCACGCCAATGAGCTGGACTTCTCCGGCGGTGTACAAGTAGGGGTAAAAATGGGTGCCTATTCCGTAGACCACCTTGAGCGCTCAGGACCAGACGAAATCGAAGCACTAAAAGGCTCCGAAACAGTGCCGACATTGCTGCCAAGTGTGGCCTTCTTTTTGGGAATCGACTATGGGCCCGCTCGTGGTATGATCGAAGCGGAACTTCCATTGGCACTGGCAACTGACTATAACCCGGGATCTTCTCCAGGAGGGAGCATGCCTTTCGTGATGTCTCTGGCATGTTTGGGAATGCGAATGTTGCCCGAAGAGGCATTGGTGGCTTCGACCTTGAATGCGGCATTCTCGATGCGCATGTCCGAGGAAATCGGCTCCATCGAAGTAGGTAAATACGCGGATTTGGTCATCACCCGCCCCATGGATCAGTTGGCGAGAATCCCTTATTCCTATGCGCAGAATCCGGTGGAGACGACCATCATCAACGGAAAAGTCGTCCATACTACTCGCTAG
- a CDS encoding glycoside hydrolase family 3 N-terminal domain-containing protein gives MNKLLKILLWIVGGLAGLCLLVVIGGYAYFATQSSLHHSKLGDAAPTLTDAGHSYRDLNKNGQLDPYEDHRNSIDQRVEDLLGQMTLEEKAGMMFINMILMNETGEVMDIPDPSNPFSFFLEANSSMIAGKQMNHFNVLFAKNGPGLAKWGNTIQGLAERTRLGIPITIASDPRHSYSDNIGAALMTPFFSQWPEPIGLAATRDTNLVREFGDIARREYRAVGIHLALHPMADLATEPRWARINGTFGEDAHLSAEMTKAYVLGMQGDSLTETSVACMTKHFSGGGPQMDGEDAHFPYGREQVYPGDQFDYHLIPFEEGAFPAKTAQIMPYYGIPMGQTSEDVAFAFNKEIITRLLREAYQFDGVICTDWGLVTNSFAGEARAWGVEHLSEIERVEKIIQAGCDQFGGESRPELIIELVESGRISEARIDQSIRRLLRDKFRLGLFDQPYVDVDQVEQLTGTHDYRAAGALAQRKSLVLLKNDTLTETPVLPLESSAKVYLDGFKSEVASKFATVVSTIEEADYVLMRLNAPFQPRNGSLLESFFHQGDLDFKSPEKERILSIVEQKPTIISLYMDRPAVMPEIAAASAGLIVNFGADDEAILDVVFGAFNPTGKLPIEIPSSLQAVELQKEDVPYDSENPLFKFGHGLSYGGEPDTAMLATDE, from the coding sequence ATGAATAAACTTCTCAAGATCCTCCTCTGGATCGTTGGAGGACTGGCGGGCTTGTGCCTGCTGGTTGTGATCGGTGGATATGCCTATTTCGCCACCCAATCCTCTCTCCATCACTCCAAGCTCGGAGACGCTGCCCCAACCTTGACCGATGCTGGACATTCCTACCGGGACCTCAACAAAAACGGCCAATTAGATCCCTACGAAGATCACCGTAATTCCATAGACCAGCGAGTCGAGGATTTGCTTGGGCAAATGACCTTAGAAGAAAAGGCCGGGATGATGTTCATCAACATGATCCTGATGAATGAAACCGGAGAAGTGATGGATATTCCAGATCCTTCCAATCCGTTTTCATTTTTTCTGGAGGCCAACTCCTCTATGATCGCCGGCAAGCAGATGAATCACTTCAATGTATTGTTTGCCAAAAACGGTCCCGGCCTGGCCAAGTGGGGAAATACCATCCAAGGGCTTGCCGAACGTACACGGCTGGGAATTCCTATCACCATAGCTTCCGATCCACGCCATTCCTACTCAGACAACATCGGGGCTGCACTGATGACACCATTTTTTTCGCAGTGGCCCGAACCCATCGGACTGGCGGCAACCCGCGACACGAATCTTGTCCGCGAATTTGGGGATATCGCCAGACGAGAATACCGGGCGGTAGGGATTCATCTCGCCCTTCACCCGATGGCTGATCTTGCAACAGAACCACGCTGGGCTCGCATCAATGGCACTTTCGGTGAGGATGCACACCTTTCCGCGGAGATGACCAAGGCGTATGTATTGGGCATGCAGGGAGATTCCCTGACCGAAACGAGCGTGGCTTGCATGACGAAGCACTTCTCTGGCGGGGGACCGCAAATGGATGGAGAGGATGCTCATTTTCCCTACGGCCGCGAGCAGGTATATCCGGGTGACCAATTCGACTATCACCTGATTCCCTTTGAGGAGGGTGCCTTTCCAGCTAAGACTGCCCAGATTATGCCCTATTACGGCATTCCTATGGGCCAGACCTCCGAAGATGTGGCCTTTGCATTCAACAAGGAAATCATCACCCGTCTGCTCCGCGAAGCCTATCAATTCGATGGCGTGATCTGTACAGATTGGGGATTGGTGACCAATAGCTTTGCAGGAGAAGCAAGAGCTTGGGGCGTTGAGCATTTATCAGAAATCGAGCGTGTCGAGAAGATCATTCAAGCGGGCTGCGATCAATTCGGAGGAGAGTCCCGTCCTGAGCTCATCATCGAGCTAGTCGAATCGGGCCGAATTTCCGAAGCGCGAATCGATCAGTCCATTCGCAGATTGCTCAGAGATAAATTCCGACTGGGCCTATTTGACCAACCCTATGTGGATGTCGATCAGGTAGAGCAACTCACCGGAACCCATGATTACCGAGCTGCAGGAGCCTTGGCTCAACGCAAATCATTGGTCCTATTGAAAAATGACACCCTCACAGAAACCCCCGTTTTGCCACTGGAATCATCGGCAAAGGTTTATCTCGATGGTTTCAAGTCAGAAGTAGCGTCCAAGTTTGCCACAGTTGTCTCGACTATAGAGGAAGCAGATTACGTACTCATGCGTCTGAATGCTCCATTTCAGCCTAGGAATGGAAGTTTATTGGAGTCCTTCTTTCATCAAGGAGATCTCGACTTCAAATCTCCAGAGAAGGAGCGGATTCTTTCTATTGTGGAGCAGAAACCCACCATCATTTCGCTTTACATGGATCGTCCGGCGGTGATGCCAGAGATTGCAGCGGCATCTGCAGGACTTATCGTGAACTTCGGTGCCGATGATGAAGCGATTTTGGATGTGGTTTTTGGGGCATTTAACCCAACCGGAAAGTTGCCAATCGAAATCCCTTCCAGTTTGCAGGCAGTCGAGCTTCAAAAAGAAGATGTGCCATACGATTCCGAGAACCCCCTTTTCAAATTTGGGCATGGGCTTTCCTACGGTGGCGAACCTGATACAGCGATGCTAGCGACGGACGAATAA
- a CDS encoding MlaD family protein, with amino-acid sequence MKISKEVKFGLFAMITIVMVIYGLNFLGGSQVFGPPLVLYAKYSTVEGLLVGNPVNINGLQVGKVGETKLDMADGTVTIKMEFTQALDIPDNSEAMIYNIDLLGSKGVKILVPAGVPISETNLENEDYIQGTLESGLVDEASKLVMDQGAQILYEVAKLSVDLRQIVGSINELLLDENNSSSIRRIIGNIERISMNLNSVTYEADSIAKNLTSISSDVATTASIFSENNGNINRIINNVATTSDSLSSASTEIKQLMSDAASAVSSVENIVSKLDTTSGTLGLLLNDTQLYDSLVSTTTNLNSLMREVESNPGRFIDDVKIYMFERKPKKTKVKDGSPR; translated from the coding sequence TTGAAAATCAGTAAGGAAGTCAAGTTCGGTTTGTTTGCCATGATCACCATTGTGATGGTCATCTACGGGTTGAACTTTCTGGGGGGATCCCAAGTATTCGGACCACCCTTGGTACTCTACGCCAAGTACAGTACCGTGGAAGGCCTACTCGTGGGCAACCCTGTCAATATCAATGGTCTACAAGTAGGAAAAGTAGGAGAGACCAAGCTGGATATGGCCGATGGGACGGTGACCATCAAGATGGAATTCACCCAAGCCCTTGACATTCCGGACAACTCCGAGGCGATGATCTACAACATCGACCTACTCGGTTCCAAAGGGGTCAAAATTTTGGTTCCCGCAGGTGTTCCCATCTCCGAAACCAATTTGGAGAACGAAGATTATATCCAAGGCACCTTGGAATCTGGCCTCGTAGACGAAGCCTCCAAGCTGGTGATGGACCAAGGAGCCCAGATCTTGTATGAGGTAGCCAAGCTCTCGGTTGACCTTCGCCAGATTGTAGGTTCGATCAATGAACTGCTCCTCGATGAGAACAACAGTTCCTCCATCCGTAGGATCATCGGCAACATTGAGCGAATTTCCATGAACCTCAATAGCGTCACCTACGAAGCCGATAGTATCGCCAAAAACTTGACCTCTATCTCCTCGGATGTCGCGACCACCGCGAGCATTTTCTCCGAGAACAACGGAAATATCAACCGCATCATCAACAATGTAGCCACCACATCTGACTCCCTGTCCTCTGCCTCCACTGAGATCAAGCAGTTGATGTCCGATGCGGCTTCAGCGGTATCCAGCGTAGAAAACATCGTCTCCAAGCTCGACACCACGAGTGGAACTTTGGGGCTTTTGTTGAACGATACCCAATTGTATGACAGCTTGGTCAGCACTACCACCAACCTCAATTCCTTGATGCGTGAGGTGGAAAGCAATCCAGGCCGATTCATCGATGATGTGAAAATCTACATGTTTGAGCGCAAGCCCAAGAAGACCAAAGTCAAGGATGGTTCCCCTAGATAA
- a CDS encoding nuclear transport factor 2 family protein, with amino-acid sequence MSQTMDQSTLNVLNSFYDYLLKGEVSPVLHGFASQPEINTPLQGSISGREDFGRYFQQTSNWLHEHQARIGLLATYQSADLMVAEFVLYLYLRGEHADLPVALSADLKSGKMSQLRMYHSNWPLTGTHLQRALSFTSTPNEVPPAVAAFFDCLKQGDSTGASNLFLPEGYLREPSGAKFKHTGNDAVKRYLGAALAQGGVQTQITRVLQDQSHISVEYVIQSQGGTAIKDQSALAVFELGPNGDAFAAVRIYDDFSTPAI; translated from the coding sequence ATGTCCCAGACTATGGATCAATCCACCCTCAACGTGCTCAATTCATTTTACGATTACCTGCTCAAAGGAGAGGTTTCGCCGGTATTGCATGGATTTGCAAGCCAGCCTGAAATCAATACGCCCTTGCAGGGGAGCATTTCCGGGAGGGAGGATTTTGGGCGCTATTTCCAGCAGACCAGCAATTGGCTACACGAGCATCAAGCACGTATCGGGCTATTGGCCACTTACCAATCAGCAGATCTGATGGTGGCTGAGTTTGTGCTTTATCTATACCTGAGAGGTGAGCATGCAGACCTTCCAGTGGCACTGTCGGCGGATCTCAAATCAGGGAAAATGTCCCAACTACGGATGTACCATTCGAATTGGCCACTGACAGGTACGCATCTTCAGCGGGCCCTTTCCTTCACCTCAACGCCCAACGAGGTTCCTCCAGCTGTTGCGGCATTTTTTGACTGCCTCAAGCAAGGAGATTCCACAGGTGCTAGCAATCTATTTTTGCCGGAAGGATATCTCAGAGAGCCATCTGGAGCAAAGTTCAAGCATACAGGAAACGATGCTGTGAAGCGCTACCTCGGAGCTGCTCTTGCCCAAGGCGGGGTTCAAACCCAAATCACAAGGGTGCTTCAGGATCAATCGCATATCTCGGTAGAATACGTGATTCAATCTCAAGGCGGAACTGCCATTAAGGATCAGAGCGCGCTCGCAGTTTTCGAATTGGGGCCCAATGGCGATGCGTTTGCTGCCGTCAGAATCTACGACGACTTTTCTACCCCGGCGATCTAG
- a CDS encoding dehydrogenase E1 component subunit alpha/beta: MDFDRKKHSDEFLLARYRDLLFPRMVEEKMLILLRQGRISKWFSGIGQEAIAVGLTSALQDSDYLLPLHRNLGVFTTRKLPLVRLIAQWLGKEVGYTQGRDRSFHFGSPEDRVIGMISHLGAMLPVADGLALASNLDGEDFIAVPFSGDGGASEGDFHEALNVASVWDLPVLFVLENNGYGLSTPSEEQFRAKRLADRAKGYGIRGVTIDGNNILEVIDQVERITKRMRKDRKPVLLECLTFRMRGHEEASGTKYVPKELFEEWGKKDPVSNYEQYLLQEGVLTQDVVDAIRAEFKAEINEAVEQAFALPDIQPDPARETAQIYAPLSAQPILPNGQERNEMRFVDAIQDGLRESMCIHPELVLMGQDIAEYGGVFKITEGFVEEFGKDRVRNTPICESAIVGAALGLSLAGKKAMMEMQFSDFVSCGFNQIVNNLAKNHYRWGHAPDVVIRMPSGGGMGAGPFHSQSTESWFTHTPGLKVVYPSTPEDAKGLLTAALADPNPVMYFEHKGLYRSETGTVPTGYYQTPIGKARTVRSGEDMTIITYGLGVRWATEAIESLDADVEIIDLRTLIPWDREAVFTSVRKTGKALVLYEDTQTGAFGAEVAASISEACFESLDGPVMRLGSLDTPVPFHPELEKRFLANDRLKDRLEELLAY, from the coding sequence ATGGATTTTGACCGAAAAAAACACTCCGACGAATTTCTGCTTGCCCGCTATCGGGACCTTCTTTTTCCGCGCATGGTCGAGGAAAAGATGCTCATCTTGCTCCGCCAAGGGCGCATCAGCAAATGGTTTTCCGGCATCGGGCAAGAGGCAATTGCCGTGGGATTGACTTCCGCGCTCCAGGATTCGGATTATCTCCTGCCGCTTCACCGAAATCTGGGGGTATTCACGACCCGCAAACTTCCGCTTGTCCGCCTCATCGCCCAGTGGCTGGGCAAGGAGGTTGGTTACACCCAGGGCCGCGACCGTTCCTTTCACTTTGGGTCGCCCGAAGATCGGGTGATCGGGATGATCTCCCATCTGGGGGCCATGCTTCCTGTAGCGGATGGATTGGCACTGGCGAGTAATCTAGATGGAGAAGATTTCATTGCGGTACCATTTTCAGGAGATGGTGGCGCCAGCGAGGGGGATTTTCACGAAGCCCTGAATGTCGCTTCTGTCTGGGATCTGCCCGTGCTGTTTGTCCTCGAAAACAACGGCTATGGCCTCTCTACCCCTTCGGAGGAACAATTTCGCGCCAAGCGCCTAGCCGATCGCGCCAAGGGCTATGGCATCCGCGGGGTCACCATTGACGGCAACAATATCCTCGAAGTCATCGATCAGGTGGAACGCATCACCAAACGCATGCGCAAGGATCGCAAACCCGTCTTGCTGGAATGCCTGACTTTCCGGATGCGTGGTCATGAGGAAGCGTCGGGTACCAAATACGTGCCCAAGGAACTCTTCGAAGAATGGGGCAAAAAGGACCCTGTCTCGAACTACGAGCAGTACTTGCTTCAGGAGGGAGTGCTCACCCAAGACGTAGTAGACGCCATCCGTGCAGAGTTCAAAGCGGAAATCAATGAGGCCGTGGAGCAGGCATTTGCCCTACCGGACATCCAGCCCGACCCCGCCCGGGAAACCGCTCAAATCTACGCCCCGCTCAGTGCCCAGCCGATCCTCCCGAACGGCCAAGAACGAAACGAGATGCGATTTGTAGACGCCATTCAGGATGGTCTCCGCGAATCCATGTGCATTCATCCAGAGCTGGTCCTGATGGGACAAGACATCGCCGAATATGGTGGAGTCTTCAAGATCACAGAAGGATTTGTCGAGGAGTTTGGCAAGGATCGGGTACGCAATACCCCCATCTGCGAATCGGCAATTGTAGGAGCCGCATTGGGGCTCTCCCTCGCTGGCAAGAAAGCCATGATGGAGATGCAGTTCTCTGATTTCGTTTCTTGCGGATTCAACCAAATCGTCAACAACCTCGCCAAGAATCACTATCGTTGGGGGCATGCTCCTGATGTCGTGATCCGGATGCCATCTGGTGGCGGGATGGGCGCAGGACCGTTCCACTCTCAGAGTACGGAATCGTGGTTTACCCACACGCCGGGCCTCAAGGTCGTTTATCCTTCCACGCCAGAAGATGCCAAGGGTTTGCTGACAGCCGCTCTGGCAGATCCCAACCCTGTGATGTACTTCGAGCACAAGGGTCTCTACCGTTCCGAGACGGGGACAGTTCCCACCGGCTATTACCAAACCCCCATTGGCAAGGCCCGTACGGTCCGATCCGGTGAGGACATGACGATCATCACGTATGGCTTGGGCGTCAGGTGGGCGACTGAAGCCATCGAGTCCTTGGACGCAGACGTGGAAATCATCGACTTGCGGACGCTCATCCCATGGGATCGCGAAGCAGTTTTCACCTCAGTACGCAAGACCGGAAAAGCTTTGGTGTTGTATGAAGACACCCAAACAGGTGCTTTCGGTGCCGAGGTCGCTGCGAGTATTTCCGAGGCATGCTTCGAATCGCTGGATGGTCCGGTCATGCGATTGGGCTCTTTGGACACGCCCGTTCCCTTCCATCCTGAGCTGGAAAAGCGCTTTTTGGCCAATGACCGGTTGAAGGACAGATTGGAAGAATTGCTGGCGTATTGA